One Desulfovibrio fairfieldensis genomic window carries:
- a CDS encoding phage antirepressor N-terminal domain-containing protein: MANNTISQAMPAVQSERQLTPIIFHGDTIFCVTIEDQPYTPVKPIIENLGLVWGAQQQKLSAKKDRWGISIFDIPSNKGIQRTLCMPVRKLPAFLASINPKKVRAELRPKIELYQAECDDALWNYWTKGRAERASAALAVPELSPQNIKPGVHLHTLEFASLKLRAATKDGSLWIAVNDLGPALGYAAASGWLPAELPALWEGVLGRDSYDGTWRIVSPRQGKCCVPKVRMLSEEAVHAMIERCTKPQAQGFEVWLKDEVIPGLWEEGWYGRVEALAESPAPMALPTAVKDETPECPVQDSGVSQEAFQIYLRRMEQQRRIVEELLGEIHIGAKPYLLATAREQARRGGSEDISLAMAYLNPFDEARDAFARGFRITRHMTQAASILSRRQEA, translated from the coding sequence ATGGCTAATAATACTATATCTCAAGCCATGCCCGCCGTCCAGAGCGAGAGGCAACTCACCCCCATCATCTTCCACGGTGACACCATATTTTGCGTTACCATTGAAGATCAGCCCTATACTCCGGTTAAGCCCATTATTGAAAACCTGGGTCTGGTCTGGGGTGCGCAGCAGCAAAAACTATCTGCAAAAAAAGATAGATGGGGTATATCGATCTTCGATATACCTTCGAATAAAGGTATCCAGCGTACGCTCTGTATGCCCGTGCGCAAGCTGCCGGCATTTCTTGCCAGCATCAACCCCAAAAAAGTCCGCGCAGAACTCAGGCCCAAGATAGAGCTCTACCAGGCCGAGTGCGACGACGCCCTCTGGAACTACTGGACCAAGGGCAGGGCAGAACGCGCTTCCGCCGCGTTGGCTGTCCCGGAGCTTTCGCCACAGAACATAAAGCCCGGCGTGCATCTGCACACCCTGGAATTCGCAAGCCTAAAGCTGCGTGCGGCCACCAAGGACGGCAGCCTCTGGATTGCCGTCAACGATCTGGGCCCTGCTCTGGGCTATGCGGCCGCCTCGGGCTGGCTCCCCGCCGAACTGCCGGCACTGTGGGAGGGTGTGCTCGGTCGCGACAGCTATGATGGCACCTGGAGAATCGTCTCTCCCCGGCAGGGCAAGTGCTGCGTGCCCAAGGTCCGGATGCTTTCCGAGGAGGCAGTGCACGCCATGATAGAGCGCTGCACCAAGCCGCAGGCCCAGGGCTTCGAGGTTTGGCTGAAGGATGAGGTTATTCCGGGGCTATGGGAAGAGGGGTGGTACGGTCGGGTGGAAGCTCTGGCAGAGTCGCCGGCGCCGATGGCTCTGCCGACAGCAGTGAAGGATGAAACGCCTGAGTGCCCTGTCCAGGATTCCGGAGTGTCTCAGGAAGCTTTTCAGATCTATCTGCGGCGTATGGAGCAACAGCGCCGGATCGTCGAGGAGCTGCTGGGCGAGATCCACATCGGTGCCAAACCGTATCTGTTGGCCACGGCCAGAGAGCAGGCACGCCGCGGAGGCTCCGAGGATATATCCCTGGCCATGGCTTACCTCAATCCCTTTGACGAAGCGCGCGACGCCTTTGCTCGCGGCTTCCGGATCACCCGGCACATGACCCAGGCCGCGTCCATTCTGTCAAGGCGGCAGGAGGCATAG
- a CDS encoding ribbon-helix-helix domain-containing protein, whose amino-acid sequence MEKKEISITIRLTPQLHKSLKMLAAKEGKTAKECLLEGLDKAFPGWKEEGKK is encoded by the coding sequence ATGGAGAAAAAAGAAATATCCATCACTATTCGGCTGACACCACAGCTCCACAAATCGCTTAAAATGCTTGCCGCAAAGGAAGGGAAAACAGCGAAAGAATGCCTTTTGGAAGGGTTGGACAAAGCCTTTCCTGGCTGGAAGGAAGAAGGGAAAAAATAA
- a CDS encoding DotA/TraY family protein translates to MGNDTTWGHVKGILSGLSEWPAKTMADFSSGGGNGDAVLTMSRAARQVMTAIEAAFVALSGAKGAVSATDKWDDSLWGKAAGVFTASGSSAAIGAAKSIISDAMTAFTFLGGGLWTVFWFFAYGLPLIPFMIWVAAVVGWIVLSIEAIVAAPLWLISHAMPEGEGFAGMGARAGYALFFSLLFRPLLLILSLFVCMIVMSATGPLIGLLFRPFAESLRGISGNYGITGAVSLMIMLGTVIGLLTWKMFSMTTQIADRILRWIGQLIANLGDDNAQGLISEAYGSAQRSAGKFAESVNKAELMKPVSGKSNQVQEEATTQNIARRDAQNTQHMPEPVEKPNRINPSEV, encoded by the coding sequence ATGGGCAATGACACCACGTGGGGGCACGTCAAGGGTATTCTGTCGGGCTTGAGCGAATGGCCGGCCAAAACCATGGCCGACTTTTCCTCCGGAGGCGGCAACGGCGATGCGGTTCTGACCATGTCCAGGGCTGCCCGCCAGGTCATGACGGCTATTGAAGCGGCCTTTGTGGCGCTCTCCGGCGCCAAGGGCGCCGTCAGCGCCACGGACAAATGGGATGATTCCTTGTGGGGCAAGGCTGCGGGAGTGTTCACGGCCAGCGGCAGCAGCGCGGCTATCGGCGCGGCCAAGAGCATCATTTCCGACGCCATGACCGCATTCACATTCCTCGGGGGCGGGCTTTGGACCGTTTTCTGGTTCTTTGCCTACGGCCTGCCCCTGATCCCGTTCATGATCTGGGTTGCGGCCGTTGTGGGCTGGATTGTGCTGTCCATTGAAGCCATCGTGGCCGCGCCGCTGTGGCTGATCAGCCACGCCATGCCCGAGGGCGAAGGTTTTGCCGGCATGGGGGCCCGGGCCGGCTACGCCCTGTTCTTCTCCCTGCTCTTCCGGCCCCTGCTGCTGATCCTGTCGCTCTTTGTCTGCATGATCGTCATGTCGGCCACGGGCCCGCTCATCGGATTGCTGTTCCGGCCCTTTGCCGAGAGCCTGCGTGGAATCTCAGGCAACTACGGGATCACCGGGGCCGTGTCGCTGATGATCATGTTGGGCACGGTCATCGGCCTGCTGACCTGGAAGATGTTTTCCATGACCACCCAGATCGCGGACAGGATCCTGCGCTGGATCGGCCAGCTCATCGCCAACCTGGGCGACGACAACGCCCAGGGTTTGATTTCCGAGGCGTATGGATCGGCGCAGCGAAGCGCCGGAAAGTTTGCGGAGTCAGTGAATAAGGCCGAGCTTATGAAGCCTGTGTCAGGCAAGAGCAATCAGGTCCAGGAAGAGGCCACGACACAGAACATTGCCCGGCGCGATGCCCAAAATACTCAGCATATGCCAGAGCCAGTGGAGAAGCCCAATCGCATAAATCCATCCGAGGTGTGA
- a CDS encoding FecCD family ABC transporter permease → MQSTADFLAQRRRKYIALAALLGFACAALLLSLGLGPHGWSLPLAEVPTSESRIFWQLRLPRVIMGALAGGGLAMGGILTQAVLRNPLASPFTLGISSGAAFGAALVIVGGSFGVWHMAASAFLFAALTALTILGIASLRGSRPETLILGGVAVMFLFSAATSFLQYLGTEQQVQAIVFWSFGNLGRVGWPEIVMAAGMILLPLPLALRLAWDFNALAAGEESAASLGVSVLRLRTLGILAASFMTAGAICFTGVIGFIGLVAPHVARFCLGGDHRLLLPGAAFFGAGLVILSDTVARTLLTPQIIPVGIVTAFLGVPFFFWLLLRRSQLREGDL, encoded by the coding sequence ATGCAAAGTACCGCAGATTTTCTTGCCCAACGCCGTCGCAAATATATTGCCCTGGCGGCCTTGCTCGGATTTGCCTGCGCAGCCCTTTTGCTGAGCCTCGGCCTTGGTCCCCATGGCTGGTCTCTGCCCCTTGCCGAAGTCCCGACCTCTGAATCGCGTATTTTCTGGCAGTTACGGCTGCCGCGCGTGATCATGGGCGCTCTTGCGGGCGGCGGACTCGCCATGGGGGGCATTCTTACCCAAGCGGTATTGCGCAATCCTCTGGCGTCTCCCTTTACTTTGGGCATTTCCTCCGGGGCCGCTTTCGGTGCGGCCCTGGTCATCGTGGGCGGTTCCTTCGGCGTCTGGCACATGGCGGCCAGCGCCTTTCTTTTCGCAGCGCTGACCGCGCTGACGATCCTGGGCATCGCCAGCCTCCGGGGCAGCCGTCCCGAAACATTGATCCTGGGCGGCGTCGCCGTCATGTTTCTTTTTTCCGCCGCAACGTCGTTTCTGCAATATCTGGGCACGGAACAGCAGGTGCAGGCCATCGTCTTCTGGAGTTTCGGCAACCTCGGCCGCGTAGGCTGGCCGGAAATAGTCATGGCGGCAGGCATGATCCTGCTGCCGCTGCCGCTGGCCCTGCGTCTGGCATGGGATTTCAATGCACTGGCAGCCGGAGAAGAGAGCGCGGCTTCCCTTGGGGTATCCGTATTACGCCTGCGGACCCTGGGCATCCTGGCCGCCTCCTTCATGACCGCCGGAGCCATCTGCTTCACCGGGGTGATCGGTTTCATCGGCCTGGTCGCGCCTCATGTGGCCAGATTTTGCCTTGGCGGCGATCACCGTCTGTTGCTTCCCGGCGCGGCCTTTTTTGGTGCCGGTCTGGTGATCCTTTCCGACACCGTGGCCAGAACACTTCTCACGCCGCAGATCATCCCCGTGGGCATTGTCACGGCATTTCTCGGCGTACCGTTCTTTTTCTGGCTTTTGCTGCGTCGCAGCCAATTACGGGAGGGGGACTTATAA
- a CDS encoding ABC transporter ATP-binding protein, with translation MPSLLEARTLSFGYSGHAPVLDAVSLALRRGEVCALLGPNGAGKTTFLRLLLGLLRPTGGEVLLEGVPLRSLTGRKRAKRMAYVPQEALPRFSMTVFDAVLLGRKPHMRWGPDKNDIARTGETLARLGLESLAQRPLEALSGGQRQKTALARALVQDTDWLLLDEPVSSLDLRHQIEVLDMARRVAETRNLGVLLSLHDVNLAIRFAHTIALLAPSPQGARLEAHGDPAAVLTPGRMRAVYGIAMQAYHGEDGQVPLWFPSSTQS, from the coding sequence ATGCCGTCCCTGTTGGAAGCGCGCACCCTCAGTTTTGGCTATTCCGGCCACGCGCCCGTACTTGACGCGGTGAGTCTGGCACTGCGGCGCGGCGAGGTTTGCGCCCTGCTCGGCCCCAACGGTGCGGGAAAAACCACGTTTCTGCGTCTTCTGTTGGGCCTGCTGCGCCCCACTGGCGGCGAAGTTCTGTTGGAGGGCGTCCCCCTGCGCAGCCTGACCGGCAGGAAGCGCGCCAAGCGCATGGCCTATGTGCCGCAAGAGGCTCTCCCCCGTTTTTCCATGACAGTATTCGACGCTGTGCTGCTGGGCCGCAAACCCCACATGCGCTGGGGTCCCGACAAAAACGACATTGCCCGCACAGGCGAAACGCTGGCCCGGCTGGGACTGGAATCCCTGGCACAACGCCCTCTGGAGGCGCTTTCCGGCGGACAGCGGCAAAAGACGGCTTTGGCGCGAGCCCTGGTGCAGGATACGGATTGGCTGTTGCTGGATGAACCGGTCAGCAGTCTGGATCTGCGGCATCAGATTGAAGTGCTGGATATGGCGCGCCGCGTGGCGGAAACGCGCAATCTCGGCGTGCTGCTTTCACTGCACGATGTGAATCTGGCCATACGTTTCGCACACACCATAGCGCTCCTTGCACCGTCGCCGCAAGGAGCGCGCCTCGAAGCGCACGGCGACCCGGCGGCGGTGCTTACGCCCGGACGCATGCGCGCTGTGTATGGCATAGCCATGCAGGCCTACCACGGAGAGGACGGGCAAGTTCCCCTGTGGTTTCCTTCTTCAACGCAATCGTAA
- a CDS encoding TonB-dependent receptor plug domain-containing protein: MNPVVVTATRTKHSLGDVSAAVSVVTRKELDRIPAQNVLDVLRTMSGVTVDSDRSVFGSSTYNKVIIRGMGGNTQGRVLVLVDGMPAMPAGTNIFEWNSINLDAVERIEVVRGPSSALYGSSAMGGVINIITRTPPKEGFTATLDTKYGSYNTWDSSLYHAGAVGKFNYSLSGSYLTSYGFNGIPEHSSKAASNQKPGYNDDGTGVRNVTGAARVGYRFDDTADITVNADLASNLRTGQYNFDDDYRLYEYHKTGFGLRLHKDFGVVDSSLALRADFLHTDYDSIVGTRVDYTSPTRQEQYNLDQQNTFAWGEHQQITMGVAASYGRSDQDLDYSHLSTYKDRIREKGGSQYTLAGYIQDEISLFGNTVQIIPGLRYDIIGTDGYDKDSTSKVRNWRKEYGVEVDNRLTPKLGLRVNPWDGLLVFRANYGEAFRSASLDERFGEYVYGSTLYKGSPDLKPELSRTLDAGFDFSPLKELTFGVTGYITWAEDYIASIKDDTKTGDYFISQKQNIDSVQITGLEGEASWKATEYFTLFANGTILNPQITSGQYKGNQIPFTPTSKATVGFTFAHPDWFTLRVGATWTGPIWTDQANMEANQEGNFWLGEVRISKRFDLQDWWVEPYAELLAATTKEEVRYTNTSRIPTNMAFVGIKAGF; encoded by the coding sequence ATGAATCCCGTTGTCGTCACCGCTACCAGAACCAAACACAGCCTTGGTGACGTCTCCGCAGCGGTATCGGTCGTTACCCGCAAGGAACTTGACCGGATCCCGGCCCAGAACGTACTGGACGTCCTGCGGACCATGTCGGGCGTCACTGTGGACAGCGACCGCAGCGTTTTCGGCAGCAGCACCTATAATAAGGTCATCATTCGCGGCATGGGCGGCAACACCCAGGGACGGGTGCTGGTACTGGTGGACGGCATGCCTGCCATGCCTGCGGGAACAAACATTTTCGAGTGGAACAGCATCAACCTGGATGCCGTGGAGCGCATTGAAGTGGTGCGCGGGCCGTCGTCTGCGCTTTACGGCTCCAGCGCCATGGGCGGCGTTATCAACATCATCACCCGCACCCCGCCCAAGGAGGGCTTCACCGCCACCCTGGACACCAAGTACGGCAGTTATAACACTTGGGATTCCAGCCTGTATCATGCCGGAGCGGTGGGGAAATTCAATTATTCCCTTTCCGGCAGCTATCTGACCTCCTACGGCTTCAACGGCATCCCGGAGCACAGCTCCAAGGCCGCCAGCAATCAGAAGCCCGGCTATAATGACGACGGCACCGGCGTGCGCAACGTCACGGGCGCGGCGCGTGTGGGTTATCGCTTTGACGACACGGCCGACATCACGGTCAATGCCGATCTGGCCTCCAATCTGCGCACCGGGCAATACAATTTCGACGATGACTACCGCCTGTACGAGTACCACAAAACAGGTTTCGGCCTGCGCCTGCACAAGGACTTCGGCGTAGTGGACAGTTCCCTGGCTCTCCGCGCGGACTTTCTGCACACGGATTACGACAGTATAGTAGGCACACGTGTGGACTATACTTCGCCTACCAGGCAGGAACAGTACAATCTTGACCAGCAGAATACCTTCGCCTGGGGAGAACACCAGCAGATCACCATGGGCGTTGCCGCCTCATACGGACGCTCGGATCAGGATCTGGATTATTCCCATCTCTCCACCTACAAAGACCGCATCCGTGAAAAAGGAGGCAGCCAGTATACCCTGGCCGGTTACATTCAGGATGAAATCAGTCTGTTCGGCAACACTGTGCAGATCATTCCCGGCCTGCGCTACGACATCATCGGCACGGACGGCTATGACAAGGATTCCACCAGCAAGGTACGCAATTGGCGCAAAGAGTACGGCGTTGAAGTGGACAACCGTCTCACTCCCAAACTGGGCCTCCGCGTGAATCCCTGGGACGGCCTGCTTGTTTTCCGCGCCAATTACGGCGAGGCCTTCCGCTCCGCCAGCCTGGACGAACGCTTCGGCGAATATGTTTACGGCAGCACCTTGTATAAAGGCAGCCCCGACCTCAAGCCCGAACTCTCGCGCACCCTGGATGCGGGTTTTGATTTTTCGCCGCTCAAGGAACTGACCTTTGGCGTCACAGGCTACATCACCTGGGCCGAGGATTATATCGCCTCCATCAAGGACGACACAAAGACAGGTGATTACTTCATTTCACAAAAGCAAAACATCGACAGCGTACAGATCACCGGTCTGGAAGGCGAGGCCAGTTGGAAGGCCACGGAGTATTTCACCCTGTTTGCCAACGGCACCATTCTGAACCCGCAGATCACTTCCGGACAATACAAGGGCAACCAGATTCCCTTCACCCCCACTTCCAAGGCCACCGTGGGATTTACTTTCGCTCACCCGGACTGGTTCACCCTGCGTGTGGGCGCCACCTGGACCGGTCCCATCTGGACGGATCAGGCCAATATGGAGGCCAATCAGGAAGGCAATTTCTGGCTGGGCGAAGTGCGCATTTCAAAACGCTTTGACCTCCAGGACTGGTGGGTGGAACCCTACGCGGAACTGCTAGCCGCTACCACCAAGGAAGAGGTGCGTTATACAAATACGTCCCGCATTCCCACCAACATGGCCTTTGTGGGTATAAAAGCAGGATTTTAA
- the cobN gene encoding cobaltochelatase subunit CobN, with amino-acid sequence MEIPTILTCIVWSSHAAMLREAAKSLGEGVAVRVFCSRDLEERPEDCIQAVEDAGAVFVFRGSDTVWNTLDDPLRGAGEHLPVICVASDPAAWALSSVSPQEAERAYRYLSYGGADNTETLLRFMKALARGDDIATLPEPRAMLWEGLWHPDAPVPAFDGVSAYLDWYAGHAEQKGLCGDTVGLLFGRHYWVNAMTQAEESLVRALENKGLRVLPAFANALRDAALGNRGGTRWAKEVFLDPQGQSRVDALIKLLPYFSREKGMEEEAPAFVGDDSPARDNVRLFRRLGVPVFQPVFSSSKTVEAWQADPQGLGSEVAWAVALPEFEGVVEPFFLGGTVPEKSLGDVAYRMPLPERVQRLAARVERWLRLRDKPVAQRRVAFILHNDPCSSAEGTVGGAAGLDTPASLHALLRDMRDAGYAVAVPESGEALMRMILDRKAVSEFRWTTAREIEGKGGILARVPLAQYQEWAAAWPEEVRRRVDEAWGPPGQGKDGQPPAMTLDGHLLVTGISLGNAVVCVQPKRGCAGSRCDGQVCRILHDPDIPPPHQYLATYRWLQDGFGADAVVHVGTHGTLEFLPGKAVGLSAACLPDTTLHEVPHLYIYNADNPAEAVIAKRRAYATLVNHMRPPQVTGGLDEKLEALDNHLGQWAEVRRRDPSRAHQLEHLVREAARSAGLADVEKDLLQKNPQTDFAILAARLHETLDLLRTTRVDVGLHVLGELPTDKTRADFIYTLLRHDTGNPSSLRRLLCAFNGLDFDALSAPSAELESASEPDRGTLLQRLDEEGAAFTAVLLELLPLPAGEADARLAALMPDLPASLRGALRGLLTRVRDLAARLDASEERASFLHALAGGYVTPGPSGLLARGRDDILPTGRNSYTLDPRRLPTEAAWRVGCNLANGILDKHLKEEGRYPENVAMFWMCNDLMWSDGEGLGQLLALLGVRPVWRGGVVDGHEVIPLKELGRPRIDVTVRVSGLLRDSFPEAVRFLDNAVQAVATLDEDDEGNSVRKHCRERLKQWQQPEEDQSAWRKATLRVFSSRPGVYQGGVDLAVHASAWRTEADLADVFLRWNGYAYGNGVWGEEEVPALTASLSNVDITYNKVVSDEHDLLNCCAIYGIHGGMTAAASHLSGHPVRVYYGDTREPRHVRVRDMADEIRRVVRGKLLNPRWIAGMKRHGYKGAGDMAKRAGRVYGWDATTGLVDDGIFDDMARTFVLDAENRAFFEEHNPWALEEIARRLLEAQARGVWQADPEVLDALRQNYLDMEGWLEERTEAFGSSFQGGGIDVIVAPNTDMQDSEDKI; translated from the coding sequence ATGGAAATACCAACGATTCTGACCTGCATTGTCTGGTCAAGCCATGCCGCCATGCTGCGGGAGGCGGCGAAATCCCTGGGGGAAGGCGTTGCCGTTCGCGTGTTCTGTTCGCGCGACCTTGAGGAACGCCCGGAAGACTGCATTCAGGCCGTTGAGGATGCCGGGGCCGTCTTTGTATTCCGGGGATCTGACACAGTCTGGAACACACTGGACGATCCCCTGCGCGGGGCCGGAGAACATCTGCCGGTGATCTGCGTCGCTTCGGACCCCGCAGCCTGGGCATTGTCCTCGGTGTCGCCGCAGGAGGCAGAAAGGGCCTACCGCTATCTGTCCTACGGCGGCGCGGACAATACGGAAACCCTGTTGCGCTTTATGAAAGCACTCGCTCGCGGCGACGATATCGCCACGCTGCCAGAACCGCGCGCCATGCTCTGGGAAGGACTCTGGCACCCGGACGCGCCAGTGCCCGCTTTTGACGGTGTCAGCGCCTACCTTGACTGGTATGCGGGACATGCGGAACAGAAAGGGCTGTGCGGGGACACGGTGGGCCTGCTTTTCGGACGGCACTACTGGGTCAACGCCATGACCCAAGCGGAAGAATCCCTGGTACGCGCTCTGGAAAATAAAGGGCTGCGCGTTCTGCCCGCCTTCGCCAATGCTTTGCGCGATGCGGCGCTGGGCAACAGGGGAGGGACCAGATGGGCCAAGGAAGTCTTCCTTGATCCACAGGGGCAAAGCCGGGTGGATGCCCTGATCAAACTTCTGCCCTACTTCTCCCGCGAAAAGGGCATGGAAGAGGAAGCCCCTGCCTTTGTGGGCGACGATTCCCCGGCCAGGGACAATGTACGCCTTTTCCGTCGGCTGGGTGTGCCGGTTTTCCAACCGGTATTTTCATCCTCAAAAACAGTGGAAGCTTGGCAGGCCGACCCACAGGGGCTCGGTTCTGAAGTGGCTTGGGCTGTGGCCTTGCCGGAATTTGAAGGGGTTGTGGAGCCATTTTTTCTGGGCGGCACAGTCCCGGAAAAAAGTCTGGGCGATGTGGCCTACCGCATGCCCCTGCCGGAACGTGTGCAGCGTCTGGCGGCCCGTGTGGAACGCTGGCTGCGCCTGCGCGATAAACCCGTGGCACAGCGGCGCGTGGCTTTCATTCTACATAATGATCCCTGTTCCTCGGCCGAGGGCACCGTGGGCGGCGCGGCCGGACTGGACACGCCGGCTTCGTTGCATGCCCTGCTGCGCGACATGCGCGACGCCGGCTATGCCGTTGCAGTGCCGGAAAGCGGCGAGGCCCTGATGCGCATGATTCTGGACCGCAAGGCCGTCAGCGAGTTTCGCTGGACCACGGCGCGGGAAATAGAGGGCAAGGGTGGCATACTGGCGCGCGTGCCTCTGGCGCAATATCAGGAATGGGCCGCCGCCTGGCCCGAAGAAGTACGCCGCCGCGTGGACGAGGCATGGGGGCCTCCCGGACAGGGCAAGGACGGTCAGCCTCCGGCCATGACCCTTGACGGACATCTGCTGGTGACGGGCATCTCTCTGGGCAATGCCGTGGTTTGCGTGCAACCCAAACGCGGTTGCGCGGGTTCCCGCTGTGACGGCCAGGTCTGCCGCATCCTGCACGATCCGGATATTCCTCCCCCGCACCAGTATCTGGCCACCTACCGCTGGTTGCAGGACGGTTTCGGCGCGGATGCCGTCGTACATGTGGGTACCCACGGCACGCTGGAATTTCTGCCGGGAAAGGCCGTCGGACTTTCCGCCGCCTGTCTGCCCGACACGACACTTCACGAAGTGCCGCACCTCTACATCTATAACGCCGACAATCCAGCCGAGGCCGTGATCGCCAAGCGTCGCGCCTATGCCACGCTGGTCAATCACATGCGCCCGCCGCAGGTAACCGGCGGGCTTGATGAAAAGCTGGAGGCCCTGGACAATCATCTGGGACAGTGGGCGGAAGTCCGCAGGCGCGATCCGTCTCGTGCGCATCAGTTGGAGCATCTGGTGCGCGAGGCCGCGCGGTCCGCCGGACTGGCCGATGTGGAAAAAGATCTGCTGCAAAAGAATCCACAGACGGATTTCGCTATCCTGGCGGCCCGGTTGCATGAGACGTTGGACCTATTGCGTACGACCAGGGTGGACGTCGGCCTGCACGTGTTGGGAGAACTCCCGACGGACAAAACGCGGGCGGACTTCATCTATACCCTCCTGCGGCACGATACCGGTAATCCGTCGAGTCTGCGCCGCCTGCTCTGCGCCTTCAACGGGTTGGATTTTGACGCTCTGTCGGCCCCTTCCGCAGAACTGGAATCAGCCTCTGAACCGGATCGTGGAACCTTGTTGCAGCGTCTGGATGAGGAAGGGGCCGCTTTTACCGCAGTCTTGCTGGAACTGTTGCCCCTGCCTGCCGGGGAAGCCGATGCGCGGCTGGCGGCACTGATGCCGGACCTTCCCGCGTCCTTGCGCGGCGCATTGCGCGGGTTGCTCACACGCGTCCGCGACCTGGCGGCCCGTCTGGACGCCTCAGAGGAACGCGCTTCCTTTCTGCACGCTCTGGCCGGGGGATACGTGACGCCCGGTCCGTCCGGTCTGCTGGCGCGCGGACGTGACGACATTCTGCCCACGGGCCGCAATTCCTATACCCTGGATCCCCGCCGCCTTCCCACGGAAGCGGCTTGGCGCGTGGGGTGCAACCTGGCGAACGGCATTTTGGACAAGCATCTGAAGGAAGAAGGCCGCTATCCTGAAAACGTGGCCATGTTCTGGATGTGCAACGACCTGATGTGGAGCGACGGCGAAGGCCTGGGCCAGTTGCTGGCCCTGCTGGGAGTTCGGCCAGTCTGGCGCGGCGGAGTGGTCGACGGACATGAGGTCATCCCCCTGAAGGAACTTGGCAGACCGCGCATCGACGTTACCGTGCGGGTCTCCGGCCTGTTGCGCGACTCCTTTCCCGAGGCCGTGCGCTTTCTGGACAATGCTGTACAGGCGGTGGCGACGCTGGATGAGGATGATGAGGGAAATTCCGTGCGCAAGCACTGCCGTGAACGCCTGAAGCAGTGGCAACAGCCGGAAGAAGATCAGAGCGCCTGGCGTAAGGCTACATTGCGCGTGTTTTCTTCCCGTCCCGGCGTCTACCAGGGCGGTGTTGATTTGGCGGTTCACGCGTCGGCCTGGCGTACGGAAGCGGATCTGGCCGACGTCTTTTTACGCTGGAACGGCTATGCCTATGGCAACGGCGTTTGGGGAGAGGAGGAGGTTCCCGCACTGACGGCCAGCCTTTCCAATGTGGACATCACCTACAACAAGGTGGTCAGCGACGAACACGACCTGCTCAACTGCTGCGCCATTTACGGCATTCACGGAGGCATGACGGCGGCCGCCTCGCATCTGAGCGGGCATCCCGTGCGGGTTTACTATGGCGATACGCGCGAACCCCGGCACGTGCGGGTGCGGGACATGGCCGATGAAATCCGCCGGGTGGTACGCGGTAAACTGCTCAATCCGCGCTGGATAGCGGGCATGAAACGCCACGGCTACAAGGGCGCGGGCGATATGGCCAAACGCGCCGGGCGCGTCTACGGCTGGGACGCTACCACCGGCTTAGTGGATGACGGAATTTTTGACGACATGGCGCGCACCTTTGTGCTGGATGCGGAAAACCGCGCCTTTTTTGAAGAGCACAATCCCTGGGCTCTGGAAGAAATCGCCCGCCGCTTGCTGGAGGCCCAGGCTAGGGGCGTATGGCAGGCCGACCCGGAAGTGCTGGACGCCCTGCGCCAGAACTATCTGGACATGGAGGGTTGGCTGGAGGAACGCACGGAAGCCTTCGGCAGCAGTTTTCAAGGCGGCGGCATAGACGTCATCGTGGCTCCAAACACAGATATGCAGGACAGTGAGGACAAGATATGA